In the Lactobacillus paragasseri genome, AGTACGAACATTGTTTACAAATGAAACAAAGTTTTCTGAGTACCCATCGTTATACTGACCAGCGAATTCTACCTCAATGCCATTTTGCTGACCAGAAAAGTAGAATACATCTCCCATCGTATCTTTATCTTCATTTAAGTAAGATACAAATGACTTAATTCCATCTTCATAGAGAAATTCATCATGATGTTCGGGTTCGCGTTCATCGGTTAAAGTAAATTTAACACCCTTTAAAAGAAATGCTGATTCACGAATTCGTTCTTGAATAGTTTCATAATTATAGGTAGTAGTTGAAAAGATAGTCGTATCTGGTTTAAAAGTAATCGTGGTACCATTCTTATCTTTAGTTTTACCCAAATGCTTAAGAGTGCCAATCGGATGTCCACCATTTTCAAATTCTTCTTCATAAGCCTGTCCGTCTCTAACGACTCTAACCTTTAGATAAGAAGATAATGCGTTTACGACAGAAGAGCCGACACCGTGCAAGCCTCCAGAGGTTTGATAATTTTTCTCAGTAAACTTACCACCTGCGTGCAAAACAGTCAGAATAACCTCAATTGTTGGAATTCCTGATGCATGCATTCCGGTTGGCATTCCACGTCCAAAGTCCTGAACTGTAACCGAATTATCTTTATGAATAGTTACGTTAATTTCTTTACCATAACCAGCCATTGCTTCATCAACTGAGTTATCAACGATTTCGTAAACTAGTTGATTTAGACCATGTCGATCAGTTGAACCGATATACATTCCTGGACGTTTTCTTACTGCCTCTAGTCCATGAAGAATCTGGATCGAAGAATCATCATATGAACTGGTCGTTTTATTTGTTTTAGCCAAATAAATGCCTCCATTTTTAACAGACAATCAAAATCAATCCCACAGCTATTATAATCTCTGTTAAAATAGCTTTAGATTTTAAATGGGGTTGAAAATTAAATGTCTACGTTGAATTATTTACTAGTTTTTATTTTAGCATACTTAATTGGGTCCTTTCCTACAGGTGTGTTAGTCGGAAAAATATTTTTTCATGAAGATATAAGAAATTTTGGATCAGGAAACATTGGAACAACTAATTCATTCAGAGTAATGGGACCGATAGCTGGAAGTGCGGTTTTAATTATTGATGTATTAAAAGGAACACTTGCTACCGATTTGCCTTTAATTTTCCATTTAAAGGGACCAAAGTATTTATTATTAATTGCCGGTGCCTGCGCTATTTTAGGTCATACTTTCTCAATCTTTCTAAAATTCAAGGGAGGAAAAGCGGTAGCAACTAGTGCAGGTGTATTCCTAGGCTACAATCTAAAATTCTTTGGACTATGTGCAGTAGTATTTTTACCAATGCTCTTTATTACTTCATACGTAAGTTTATCTAGTTTAGTTTCAATAGTGATAATTTTTATTTGTTCTTTCTGGTTTCATGATGTCTTTCTGACTATTATTACTGGAATCATGATGGTCTTATTGTTTGTAAGACACCGTTCTAATATTAAACGATTAATCAATCATGAAGAAAATATCGTTCCTTTTGGATTATGGTATTGGTATAAAAAATCCCATGGATTACTCAATAGTAAATCTAAAATAAATAAATAGTAAGAACAAAAGACTGCTAAAGTTAATGCTTTAACAGTCTTTTTTCATAGTTATTATACTTCATTCAAACAAGTGTTCGCAAGACGATTCTATAGCAAATTTTTAGTAAGGATAATTATCTAAGCGATCTTTTTCAGTAATTTTTCTTACTACCCGACCTGGAACTCCTAAAACAAGTGAATTATCAGGAATATTTTTAGTTACTACGCTCCCTGCTCCGATAACACAGTTCTTACCAATAGTTACGCCCGGACAGACAGTCACGTTACTTGCTAGCCAACAGTTATCGCCAATTGTAATTGGAGCACCATATTCGATATCAGCAATTTTCCCATCTTTTTGAAGACGTGCATTACGTTGCTCAGGCAATAAGGGATGAAGTGGAGTTACTAATGAAGTATTTGGACCACACATTACATTATCACCAATCGTTACAGGACAAGTATCTAAAATAGTTAGGTTAAAATTGGCATAAAAATTCTTACCTAGTTTAGTAAATTTTCCATAGTCAACCTCAATTGGTCCTTGTAAATACACTCCTGTTTCATGATTTGGAAATAATTCATCAATAATTGCTTTTCTAACTTCTTTATCTTCATCGGCGGTTTGATTATAGTCCCTACTTAAACGATGAGCTTTCGTTGAAATTCTGCTTAACTCCTCAGTGTCTGGACGATATGGTAAACAGGCGAGCTTTTTTTTAGTATTTTCTTCCATTATCAAAACCTAGTTTCTTATCTTTATCTTTTTATTTTATCTATTAGTACCTAAAATATCATATTTTTGTTAAATTGAATGCTTAAGATTATGATAATTAATTAGTTAGTGGAGGAATAATAATGAAAAAGATCGATTTGAATGAACTCTATGACTTAATGTACGACCACCTAGATCCTAATGGCTGGTGGCCTGGGCGAAGCGACTGGCAAGTAATTTGGTCAACAATTTTGATTCAAAATACTAATTGGAAAAATGTTGATAAGGCCTTAGCAACTCTGTACCAAGCTACTAATTTCTGGCCAGAGAACATCTTAAAGATGCCCGATGATAAATTAGAAAAGGCCATTGCTTCTGCTGGCTTCTATACTAGAAAAGCTGCCACTCTGAAAAGATTGGCAACCTACTTTCAGAAATATGATTTTGACCTAGATAAATGTCGCCAATTATCTAAAGACCAGTTACGTTCTGAACTGCTTAGCATTAAAGGAATTGGTCCAGAAACAGCAGATGTAATCTTAATGTATGGTATTCAGAAAGGCGAGTTCGTCGTTGATAAATATGCTAGACGATTATTTAATTGTTTAGATTACCAACTTCCAGTTTCTTATCAAAAGGCAAAAGATTTAGTTGAAGCTAATGTCGATCATTTTACACTGCGTAATTATCAGAATTTTCATGCGATGATTGTTATATTTAACCAGCAATATAAACTTCCAAAAGATTTTGAAAATACTTTTTTGAATGGTCATCAATTAATAATTGAAAAGTAAAAGAGACTAGTACTAAGCTAGCCTCTTTTGTATTAGATTGACCTAATTATTCTGAATCACGAAGTTGTCTCAAACTTTCGCCAAAAATATTATCAATAGCAGCTGGATCACGGTGGTCGAAGAATTGACTTTCGCCCTTGTCTAGTTCCTTAATCTTTGCCATTTCATCTTGTGTTAGTTTAAAGTCAAAGATATTAATATTCTCTTTTTGATGTTCATCATGAACAGCCTTGGGAATAACTACGATGCTCTTTTGAGTTAACCAACGTAAGATAACTTGTCCAACAGTTTTATGATGATTCTCAGCAATTTCTTTCAAAACTTTATTATTGAAAATGTCGTGCTTACCATTTGCAAATTGTGCCCAAGCCTCGACTGCTACGTCTCTTCCTTGGAAGAACTTAACATCGTTAGTTTGCTGGAACCAAGGACTAATTTCAATTTGATTAATTGCTGGTTTGTCTTCATGAGCTAATTCTAAGTTCATGTATTGGTCAGGATAAAAGTTTGATAAACCAATTGAACGAACCTTACCTGCGCGCTTAGCGGCTGCTAAAGCATCCCAAGCACCAAAAGTATCGCCATAGGGTTGGTGAAGTAATACCAAATCGATGTAATCAGTACCTAATTCTTTTAAGTCATGATCAATTGCATTTGTGGCCTTTTCATACGACATATTTGAAACCCAAATCTTAGTAGTTAAAAAGATGTCATCTCTATTAACAGCACTCTCAGCAATAGCTTCACCGACTGCAATTTGGTTGTCATATGCCTCAGCAGTATCAATCATTCTATACCCATTTGCTAAAGCCATTTCTACTGTTTGTCTTGCTTTTTCATGGTCCGGAATTCTAAACACGCCTAAACCTAACTGAGGCATTTTATTACCATCATTTAATGTAATTGTTGGAACTTCTGTCATAGTATAGTCCTCCTTTTTCTAACAACTTCATTTTAGTGCTAGAAAAGTAATAAATAAAATATATGGGACTATTTTTCAGCGTTATTAGTCAAATACTGCGTCCAGTTATGTTCACGGTCACGATTGTCGGCCATCACGCCTTCTAAGTCATGCGCTTTATATGGCGCCTCGAGCGCATGGACTTCGTCTTTACTTAAATTAATCTTGATAGCTTCTTCTAAAGCATCTAAGTGGTGTGCCTTTGTAGCCCCAACAATCGGAGTAGTAACCTTAGTTTTAAGCCATGCTAGAGCAATTGTTGCCATTGAAGTATTGTGATTTTGAGCTATTTTTTCCACTTCATCAATAATTGGGCGATCAATATTGACAGTTTTACCATACTTATCTTTTTCTGAAAAAAGATCTTGTTTTCTTCTAATAGTTTGCGTACCAAATGGATGAGCAAGTCGACCACTAGCTAAAGGACTATAAGGCGTTAGTCCTAAGTTGTTTTCATGAGCAAAGGTAAATAATTCACGTTCATCTTCACGATAAATAAGATTGTAATGATCTTGAATAGAAACAAATTGCGGATAATTATGTTCTTTCATATAGTCATTCATTTGAGCAATTTGCCAGGCGTAAGCATTAGAAATTCCAAGATAGTGAACTTTACCACTTTTTACTGCTTCAGCTAATCCGTCAGCAATTTCTTCCATGGGAGTTAGCCAATCCCAAATATGATAGATATATAAATCTACATAGTCTGTTTCTAGATTTTTAAGACTTTGATTTAAAGAATTTAGAACATGCTCTTTACCAGAAACCTTATTTTTAATTTCTTCTGGAGTTCTAGTAGCAAATTTGGTTGCAATTAAGACTTTGTCTCTGTTAGTTAACTTATTTACTGCTGCACCTAAAATTCTTTCACTTGCACCGTCTTGATAAGCTGGAGCAGTATCAAAAAAGTTAACGCCCAAGTTAATTGCTCGACTAATTACTTCAGCAGCTGCTTCTTGCCCCACCGTCCATGAACGGTCATTGACGCTACTTCCGCTTCCTTTACCAAAACCCATGCATCCCAATGCAAATTGAGAAACACTCAAATCTGATTTACCTAGTTTATGATATTGCATTTATAATTCATCCCTCTTGTCTTTTTCTTAATTATAGATAGGGTAAAATATAAATGTGAAATATTTATTGTAAATGCTTTTCTATTACTTTTAGGTATAGTTCTTAAAAATTAAATGTATAAAAATAGCCCCAAGTATATATTTAAAAGAGGCTATAAATAAACTAATAAAATTTGTTTCAAGTATTAAACCTGAACGTCAATAAATATAAAAACTAATCATTATCATTAGAACCAAAAATATCTAAGAACTGTAGGAACAAGTTAACAAAGTCTAAATACAATTGAAGTGCTCCTAAAACAGCAAGACCATTGGCTGAAATTTCTCCGCCAAATTGTAAATAAATATTCTTCATTCTTTGAGCATCCCAGGCAGTTAAAATAGTAAAAATAATAACTGCAATAAAAGAGAAAATATAATCTATTGTTGGATTTTTTAAGAAAAGGTTGATGAGCATGGCTACTATTAAGCCAATTAAGGCTGCTGATGCATAGGATCCAATTCTACTTAAGTCACGTTTTGTTACTGTTCCTAGAATAGCCATTACAATAAAGACACTTGCTGAAGCTATAAAGGCTGAAGCAATATCTTCGCCAGTATAAGCACCTGCAATAAAGGCAAAAGTTACGCCATAGACAATTGCTGTGAGCATTAGTAAAACAAAACTCATTCCTGGACTTCTAGTAGCATTGAAATTAATAATTAAAGTCAATGCTATTGGTAAAAGTAATAAAAACCACATTGCCCAAGGATGATGATTCATTAAATTAAGCATCTGTTTAGCAAAAACAGTCATTGTTAGGTATGAACTTACAGCAGATACTAAAACTGCTAAAGCCATTAAACCATATAGTTTACTTAGAAATGTATTTAGGCCAGATTCATCGACTAAGTGCCGGCGTTCTGGTTCTTGATCAAAGTTATACATAATATATCCTCCAATCTCCACTATTCATCTTTAATGTAGCACTTAGTCAGAACAAAGAAAAAAGAAATGTATTATAAAATTTTTGTAATAAAAAGACTGAGCAGCTCTTTAACCACTCAATCTTACATAAACGAACAGGTTATTTAATCATATGTTGGTAATTTGTCTCAAAGATCTTCTTATCATATAAATCGAAAATATCAAGATTTTCAATTGCATCAGTGACTATCTTATCAGCACCTGCTGGCATAACTGCAAACGGAGCATCAGTTCCAAACAAAACATGATTAATACCAAAATAATCTAATGCAAGTTGCAAAGCAGGTGTATTCCCTAAAATGACTGTGTCTACATAAAAGTTCTTAAACATCTCTGCATGTTCTTGATCTAAAATATGATCAATTCTACCACTAAAGAACGGCACCATTGCGCCAGCGTGATGAACAAGAATCTTTAAGTCGGGTGCCTTTTTGAAAATATCACTTTGAACTAGCTGCAACATTGCTTGCGATAATTCATATTCCCAAGAAAAGACTAAATTATTATCAGGCTTACGATTATCAAATACAGGATGAAGCCATAACGGAAGATTTAGTTTTGCTGCTTTTAATAAAATAGGTTCAAATTCCAGATCAGCAATGCTTTTTCCTAAATGACGTGTGAAAATTTGTGCTCCCACTAAATAAGGACTTTTCTCAATATTCTCTAGAATCTTAAGCGAGGCAGGGATGTTATTCATAGCTAGCATCCCTACTCCAGCTTCAAAATACTTTGGATGATTTGCAACAATACCAGCTAATTCTTGATTAGCATATTGGGCAATCTTACTTACCTCGTCTCCGTCAACAAAGTCTTCTGATTAATATTTGCAAAAGAAACAACTTGCTTAGGGCCACTTGGCTATTCTTTCATCTAAATTAACTAAAGTTTCTATCTTAATA is a window encoding:
- the plsY gene encoding glycerol-3-phosphate 1-O-acyltransferase PlsY, with the translated sequence MSTLNYLLVFILAYLIGSFPTGVLVGKIFFHEDIRNFGSGNIGTTNSFRVMGPIAGSAVLIIDVLKGTLATDLPLIFHLKGPKYLLLIAGACAILGHTFSIFLKFKGGKAVATSAGVFLGYNLKFFGLCAVVFLPMLFITSYVSLSSLVSIVIIFICSFWFHDVFLTIITGIMMVLLFVRHRSNIKRLINHEENIVPFGLWYWYKKSHGLLNSKSKINK
- a CDS encoding sugar O-acetyltransferase gives rise to the protein MEENTKKKLACLPYRPDTEELSRISTKAHRLSRDYNQTADEDKEVRKAIIDELFPNHETGVYLQGPIEVDYGKFTKLGKNFYANFNLTILDTCPVTIGDNVMCGPNTSLVTPLHPLLPEQRNARLQKDGKIADIEYGAPITIGDNCWLASNVTVCPGVTIGKNCVIGAGSVVTKNIPDNSLVLGVPGRVVRKITEKDRLDNYPY
- a CDS encoding endonuclease III domain-containing protein yields the protein MKKIDLNELYDLMYDHLDPNGWWPGRSDWQVIWSTILIQNTNWKNVDKALATLYQATNFWPENILKMPDDKLEKAIASAGFYTRKAATLKRLATYFQKYDFDLDKCRQLSKDQLRSELLSIKGIGPETADVILMYGIQKGEFVVDKYARRLFNCLDYQLPVSYQKAKDLVEANVDHFTLRNYQNFHAMIVIFNQQYKLPKDFENTFLNGHQLIIEK
- a CDS encoding aldo/keto reductase translates to MTEVPTITLNDGNKMPQLGLGVFRIPDHEKARQTVEMALANGYRMIDTAEAYDNQIAVGEAIAESAVNRDDIFLTTKIWVSNMSYEKATNAIDHDLKELGTDYIDLVLLHQPYGDTFGAWDALAAAKRAGKVRSIGLSNFYPDQYMNLELAHEDKPAINQIEISPWFQQTNDVKFFQGRDVAVEAWAQFANGKHDIFNNKVLKEIAENHHKTVGQVILRWLTQKSIVVIPKAVHDEHQKENINIFDFKLTQDEMAKIKELDKGESQFFDHRDPAAIDNIFGESLRQLRDSE
- a CDS encoding aldo/keto reductase → MQYHKLGKSDLSVSQFALGCMGFGKGSGSSVNDRSWTVGQEAAAEVISRAINLGVNFFDTAPAYQDGASERILGAAVNKLTNRDKVLIATKFATRTPEEIKNKVSGKEHVLNSLNQSLKNLETDYVDLYIYHIWDWLTPMEEIADGLAEAVKSGKVHYLGISNAYAWQIAQMNDYMKEHNYPQFVSIQDHYNLIYREDERELFTFAHENNLGLTPYSPLASGRLAHPFGTQTIRRKQDLFSEKDKYGKTVNIDRPIIDEVEKIAQNHNTSMATIALAWLKTKVTTPIVGATKAHHLDALEEAIKINLSKDEVHALEAPYKAHDLEGVMADNRDREHNWTQYLTNNAEK
- a CDS encoding Bax inhibitor-1/YccA family protein translates to MYNFDQEPERRHLVDESGLNTFLSKLYGLMALAVLVSAVSSYLTMTVFAKQMLNLMNHHPWAMWFLLLLPIALTLIINFNATRSPGMSFVLLMLTAIVYGVTFAFIAGAYTGEDIASAFIASASVFIVMAILGTVTKRDLSRIGSYASAALIGLIVAMLINLFLKNPTIDYIFSFIAVIIFTILTAWDAQRMKNIYLQFGGEISANGLAVLGALQLYLDFVNLFLQFLDIFGSNDND